One Deltaproteobacteria bacterium genomic window carries:
- a CDS encoding Ig-like domain-containing protein, translated as MIITRARWGLPVLSIALAALIAACGGSSSDGGGAAASTATRTLRPVPTNTLHPSGTPTLVPTQTSGNAVTGLLLLQNSVASNRGDALAAPSSDWMSHPDSASFDKVLSFADFTVVGVATKRGVTTADGRFEIQGLAAGHYALSINKVLAGNLAAFLVPFAVGDDGTADVVAEIGLGQVKSISTFTRGGVRLTETIAPNGAHVVTGNGRIVEIGDGSRTLTDPDGDGHFAVDGCTVPLSVCEQGETCPNGTVCQCLASCPSCEDCGSPGVCAPAGRVNPYRCNDNGSCQLPGDICRCVPSCPECDDCRTSVCLPICDAVDIDSISITNGPSQLIVGQQGGFSASARLSDGTVIDVTYLAAWQSANPHVASIDSWGTASALAVGDTIVTASIGDKLSGEWPLEVVARPALRTIHVQNLSCLYPLGAPKTAPGATPIRLPPSPGDILPIPNCTQVVQVGGTIQFSAFGEFDDGYYADITNEVTWQLDPSGIGDVTDGLFTGRAVGTTQLTASLSGVTSDATQLKVVTEPSIVAISIYANNGGFAVVDSRVDANGTRPEPCFDCGYTIPVLRGDQLKFQATAQYDTGAWRDVTGEVAWHTSDDTAATIDAHGVMTAVAAGNAAITATLDEVTSNPVTVHVVNEATLQSLSIYQEGTDRVVAIGDQRFFRATGYYDIGIARDVTMQATWSSSDPLIGSFDVAGVFTAHAAGTVNVLAVLGGLESNAVALEVFATSELNYCDAASVNRSQWSDDFNRVILESDCDHYSQPGVAALRYTVTEIQPHGGVFDPCLDLYVYRGDQRVRTIREEGCGDPFIPAAAPGRDQEALKYQLRAFWDLKDEQGNPVSDGTYQIVGRFYLYYDPVVKLTIRVGTGGSQTDAADLVPIGVYVKAPPPPGGCVEQGGLNSASIDVCIANRGGGAAGGFAVSVSGKQFEVRGLAAGAESCFSLPLPSFGKADVIVDVTNAVPEGNEENNQASFFVPILTPPPTCSPSSGTPTPTPSPRPHPHGSIPPPRSTPTPTPTVSCCATGDTCIPEQPPCAVSCCPPNAPCASDTPPCPRCGGLAGLACPAGSMCVDDPTDNCDPAVGADCQGVCVPEKPKQCTKDADCPALGVPCFLCADGSTACPRSFCADGVCNATFNQCPPPGSGMGAAIAVEPSSLTVSCSGEFTITIKSSGTADSTLVIAALKLDNGYSQGEYGSGFSWDTSAISLPLKLPSGTSVRIPVTYHEQGWPQSRLELAIDSNAVNTPHVFLAYHGTSCGTPTATADIPFPICTPPLCLPGQVLVVGGVGGCNTTCATPTPTPAP; from the coding sequence ATGATCATCACACGCGCTCGTTGGGGCCTGCCCGTTCTTTCAATCGCGCTCGCCGCGCTGATCGCGGCCTGCGGTGGCAGTAGCAGCGACGGCGGTGGCGCGGCCGCCTCCACGGCCACGCGAACGCTGCGTCCGGTGCCGACCAACACGCTGCATCCAAGTGGGACGCCGACGCTGGTGCCGACCCAGACCTCAGGCAACGCCGTCACCGGCCTGCTCTTGCTGCAAAACTCGGTCGCGTCGAATCGCGGCGACGCGCTCGCTGCGCCGTCGTCAGACTGGATGTCCCATCCCGACAGCGCCTCGTTTGACAAGGTTCTTTCGTTCGCCGACTTCACGGTCGTCGGCGTCGCCACCAAGCGCGGCGTGACCACCGCTGACGGGCGGTTCGAAATCCAGGGACTGGCCGCCGGCCACTATGCGCTCTCGATCAACAAAGTCCTCGCCGGGAATCTCGCCGCGTTCCTGGTGCCGTTTGCGGTCGGTGACGACGGCACGGCGGATGTCGTCGCTGAGATCGGTCTGGGCCAGGTCAAATCGATCTCGACGTTCACCCGCGGCGGCGTGCGCCTCACCGAAACGATTGCGCCCAATGGCGCGCATGTCGTGACCGGCAACGGGCGCATCGTCGAGATCGGCGATGGCAGTCGTACGCTTACTGATCCCGACGGCGATGGTCACTTCGCCGTCGACGGCTGTACGGTGCCGCTCAGCGTCTGCGAGCAAGGTGAGACCTGTCCGAACGGTACCGTGTGCCAATGTCTGGCGAGCTGCCCGTCGTGCGAGGACTGCGGTAGTCCAGGCGTCTGTGCGCCGGCCGGCCGCGTCAATCCCTATCGCTGCAACGACAACGGCAGTTGCCAACTGCCGGGAGACATCTGCCGGTGTGTTCCCAGTTGCCCGGAGTGTGACGATTGTCGCACCAGTGTGTGCCTCCCGATCTGCGATGCGGTCGACATCGACAGCATCAGCATCACGAATGGTCCGTCGCAACTGATCGTCGGCCAGCAGGGTGGATTCTCGGCCAGCGCGCGACTCAGCGACGGCACCGTGATCGACGTGACCTATCTGGCCGCGTGGCAGTCGGCGAATCCGCACGTTGCCTCGATCGATTCGTGGGGCACCGCGTCGGCGCTCGCGGTCGGCGATACCATCGTCACCGCATCGATCGGTGACAAACTCAGCGGCGAGTGGCCGCTGGAAGTCGTCGCGCGGCCCGCGCTGCGCACGATTCACGTGCAGAACCTTTCGTGCCTCTATCCGCTCGGTGCGCCGAAGACCGCCCCCGGCGCAACGCCGATTCGCCTGCCACCGAGTCCCGGCGACATCTTGCCGATCCCCAATTGCACGCAGGTGGTGCAGGTCGGCGGCACGATTCAATTCAGTGCCTTCGGTGAGTTCGACGATGGCTACTACGCGGACATCACCAACGAGGTGACGTGGCAGCTCGATCCCAGCGGTATCGGCGATGTGACCGACGGCCTGTTTACCGGCCGCGCCGTCGGCACGACCCAACTCACCGCATCGCTGAGCGGCGTGACGAGTGACGCCACCCAGCTCAAGGTTGTCACCGAGCCGAGCATCGTGGCGATCTCGATCTACGCCAACAACGGCGGCTTCGCGGTGGTCGACAGCCGCGTCGACGCGAACGGGACGCGGCCGGAACCGTGTTTCGATTGCGGCTACACCATTCCGGTTCTCCGCGGCGATCAACTCAAATTCCAGGCAACGGCGCAGTACGATACCGGGGCATGGCGCGATGTGACCGGCGAAGTCGCCTGGCACACCAGCGACGACACCGCCGCGACCATCGATGCGCACGGCGTGATGACGGCGGTGGCGGCGGGCAACGCGGCGATCACGGCGACACTCGATGAAGTGACGAGCAATCCGGTCACCGTGCACGTCGTGAACGAAGCGACGTTGCAATCCCTCTCCATCTATCAAGAAGGCACCGACCGAGTGGTGGCAATCGGCGATCAACGTTTCTTCCGCGCGACCGGCTACTACGACATCGGCATCGCGCGCGACGTCACGATGCAGGCGACGTGGTCGAGCAGCGATCCGCTGATCGGCTCCTTTGATGTTGCCGGGGTGTTCACCGCACACGCGGCGGGCACGGTAAACGTACTCGCGGTCCTTGGCGGGCTGGAGAGCAACGCGGTGGCGCTCGAAGTGTTCGCCACCAGCGAGTTGAACTACTGCGATGCGGCCAGCGTCAACCGGTCGCAGTGGTCGGACGACTTCAATCGCGTGATCTTGGAGTCCGACTGCGATCACTACAGCCAGCCCGGAGTGGCGGCGCTGCGCTACACCGTCACCGAGATCCAACCGCACGGCGGCGTGTTCGATCCGTGTCTCGATCTCTACGTCTATCGCGGCGATCAGCGTGTCCGTACGATCCGCGAAGAGGGTTGCGGCGATCCGTTCATCCCGGCGGCCGCGCCCGGACGCGATCAGGAAGCGCTCAAGTATCAGCTACGCGCGTTCTGGGATCTCAAAGATGAACAGGGCAATCCGGTGTCGGACGGGACGTATCAAATCGTCGGGCGCTTCTATCTCTACTACGACCCCGTGGTGAAGCTGACTATTCGCGTCGGAACGGGCGGATCACAAACCGATGCGGCGGATTTGGTGCCGATCGGTGTGTACGTCAAGGCGCCGCCGCCGCCGGGCGGCTGCGTCGAGCAGGGGGGTCTCAACTCCGCGTCGATCGATGTCTGCATCGCGAATCGCGGTGGCGGCGCCGCTGGCGGGTTCGCAGTGTCGGTGAGCGGCAAGCAGTTCGAAGTAAGGGGACTGGCCGCCGGTGCGGAGAGCTGTTTCTCGCTGCCGCTGCCGTCATTCGGCAAGGCGGACGTCATCGTTGATGTGACCAACGCGGTGCCCGAAGGCAACGAGGAGAACAACCAGGCTTCGTTCTTTGTACCTATCTTGACGCCGCCACCGACGTGTTCACCATCCTCCGGCACGCCAACCCCGACACCGTCGCCGCGACCGCATCCGCACGGCTCGATCCCGCCGCCGCGATCGACGCCGACGCCCACGCCGACCGTGTCGTGTTGCGCCACGGGCGACACCTGCATTCCGGAGCAACCGCCGTGTGCAGTCTCCTGCTGTCCGCCCAACGCGCCCTGCGCATCCGACACGCCACCGTGCCCGCGCTGCGGTGGGCTCGCGGGGCTCGCATGTCCCGCCGGGTCGATGTGCGTCGACGATCCAACCGACAATTGTGATCCGGCGGTGGGCGCGGATTGTCAGGGCGTCTGCGTACCCGAGAAGCCGAAGCAGTGCACCAAGGACGCGGACTGTCCGGCGCTCGGCGTCCCGTGTTTCTTGTGTGCCGACGGTTCGACCGCGTGTCCGCGCTCGTTCTGCGCAGACGGCGTGTGCAACGCCACGTTCAACCAGTGCCCTCCGCCGGGTTCCGGCATGGGTGCGGCAATCGCGGTCGAGCCATCGTCGCTGACGGTGAGCTGCAGCGGCGAGTTCACGATCACGATCAAGAGCAGTGGCACCGCCGACAGTACGTTGGTCATTGCCGCGCTCAAGCTCGACAACGGCTACAGTCAGGGAGAATACGGCAGCGGGTTTAGTTGGGACACGAGCGCGATCAGCCTGCCGCTGAAATTGCCGAGTGGAACGAGCGTGAGGATTCCGGTCACGTACCACGAGCAGGGTTGGCCGCAGTCACGCTTGGAGCTGGCGATCGACAGCAACGCCGTCAACACGCCGCACGTGTTTCTCGCCTACCACGGCACCAGCTGCGGCACGCCGACCGCGACAGCGGACATCCCGTTCCCGATCTGTACCCCACCACTGTGTCTTCCGGGTCAGGTGCTCGTGGTCGGTGGCGTCGGCGGCTGTAACACGACCTGCGCGACGCCGACGCCAACACCGGCGCCGTAG